The following are encoded together in the Mycolicibacterium arabiense genome:
- a CDS encoding acyl-CoA dehydrogenase family protein encodes MDFALPEHLPGLLAEMDAFIDAEIKPLEAEHMQYFDRRREYARTDWENDGIPRREWEDLLDEMRRRADAAGWLRYGLPSRFGGRDGTNLDMAVIREHLAHKGLGLHNDLQDESSIVGNFPQVIMMDRFGTEEQKRDWIEALLTGTRSMAFGLSEPGHGSDATWLETTAVADGDGWVINGTKRWNTGVHRATHDLVFARTSGEAGQARGITAFLVPTDTPGFTVPFYWWTFNMPTDHGEVELEDVRVPADAVLGEVDRGLEVGQTFLHENRIRQAASSLGAAQFCIDRAAEYASERVVFGKPLSVNQAVQWPLVELQTEAQMVRLLVYYAAWHLDRNHHMEVSDKVSMANYRANRLVCEAADRAMQVHGGIGYSRHEPFEHIYRHHRRYRITEGAEEIQIRRVAQRMFKFGSRREEPKAP; translated from the coding sequence GTGGATTTCGCACTGCCCGAACACCTTCCCGGCCTGCTGGCCGAGATGGACGCCTTCATCGACGCGGAGATCAAGCCGCTCGAGGCCGAGCACATGCAGTACTTCGACAGGCGCCGCGAATACGCGCGCACCGACTGGGAGAACGACGGCATCCCCCGCCGGGAGTGGGAGGACCTGCTCGACGAGATGCGCAGGCGCGCCGACGCCGCGGGCTGGCTGCGGTACGGGCTGCCGTCGCGGTTCGGCGGGCGTGACGGCACCAACCTCGACATGGCCGTCATCCGGGAACATCTGGCTCACAAAGGACTCGGTCTGCACAACGACCTGCAGGACGAGTCGTCGATCGTCGGCAACTTCCCCCAGGTCATCATGATGGACCGGTTCGGTACCGAGGAGCAGAAGCGCGACTGGATCGAGGCCCTGCTGACCGGCACGCGGTCGATGGCCTTCGGTCTCTCCGAACCCGGCCACGGATCCGACGCCACCTGGCTGGAGACCACGGCCGTCGCCGACGGGGACGGGTGGGTGATCAACGGGACCAAGCGGTGGAACACCGGCGTCCACCGCGCCACCCACGACCTGGTCTTCGCCCGCACCTCCGGCGAGGCAGGCCAGGCGCGCGGCATCACCGCGTTCCTGGTCCCGACCGACACCCCTGGATTCACCGTGCCGTTCTACTGGTGGACGTTCAACATGCCCACCGACCACGGCGAGGTGGAACTCGAGGACGTGCGGGTGCCCGCCGACGCCGTACTCGGAGAAGTGGACCGCGGACTCGAGGTCGGGCAAACCTTTCTGCACGAGAACAGGATTCGGCAGGCCGCGAGCAGCCTCGGTGCAGCGCAGTTCTGCATCGACCGCGCCGCGGAATACGCCAGTGAGCGAGTGGTGTTCGGCAAGCCGCTGTCGGTGAACCAGGCCGTGCAGTGGCCGCTCGTCGAACTGCAGACCGAGGCGCAGATGGTGCGGCTGCTGGTGTACTACGCCGCGTGGCACCTCGACCGCAATCACCACATGGAGGTCAGCGACAAGGTGTCGATGGCCAACTACCGCGCCAACCGGCTGGTCTGCGAGGCCGCCGACCGCGCGATGCAGGTGCACGGCGGAATCGGCTACAGCCGCCACGAACCGTTCGAGCACATCTACCGCCATCACCGGCGCTACCGGATCACCGAGGGCGCCGAGGAGATCCAGATCCGCCGGGTCGCGCAGCGGATGTTCAAGTTCGGCTCGCGGCGCGAAGAGCCGAAGGCGCCGTGA
- a CDS encoding phosphotransferase family protein: MNSEDLGPALAAVLAPSLGDVRVEDLRVLTGGASRATWAFNAVTGGQGERPLILRIGPPDEVHAGMTLEAAALTRAAAAGAPVPHVLVAEDATTSLGSPFLVCDFVGGETIVRRIQRALDDASRAELLTQCAGALATIHCADADGIGLPATDQLEEWHGQLDEMGDTTATFEWAFRWLAANRPPVSPTVLVHGDFRMGNLIIDTEASPARLAAVLDWELTHAGEIYEDIAWFCIRAWRFGAPRSLGAGGLGSVEDFLRAYEAASGVYLDRAAVHWWLVLATLRWGVICRYQAERHLSGQTRSVELAAIGRRVCETEFDLLTLLEEHA; the protein is encoded by the coding sequence GTGAACTCCGAGGACCTCGGGCCCGCACTGGCCGCGGTGCTGGCACCCTCGCTCGGCGACGTCCGGGTGGAAGACCTGCGCGTCCTGACCGGTGGCGCGAGCCGGGCGACGTGGGCGTTCAATGCAGTGACCGGTGGCCAGGGCGAGCGGCCGCTGATCCTGCGCATCGGCCCACCCGACGAGGTGCACGCCGGCATGACGCTCGAGGCGGCGGCACTGACCCGGGCGGCGGCCGCCGGTGCGCCGGTCCCCCACGTCCTGGTCGCCGAGGACGCCACGACGTCGCTGGGCAGTCCGTTCCTGGTGTGCGACTTCGTCGGCGGCGAGACCATCGTGCGGCGCATCCAGCGTGCGCTCGACGACGCCTCCCGGGCCGAGCTGCTCACCCAGTGTGCGGGTGCGCTCGCGACGATCCACTGCGCCGACGCCGACGGCATCGGCCTCCCGGCCACCGACCAACTCGAGGAGTGGCACGGCCAGCTCGACGAGATGGGCGACACTACCGCCACATTCGAGTGGGCATTCCGCTGGCTGGCCGCAAACCGGCCCCCGGTGTCACCGACGGTGCTCGTCCACGGCGACTTCCGGATGGGCAATCTCATCATCGACACCGAGGCCTCGCCTGCCCGGCTGGCGGCGGTACTGGACTGGGAACTCACCCACGCCGGCGAGATCTACGAGGACATCGCGTGGTTCTGCATCAGAGCGTGGCGCTTCGGGGCACCCCGGTCACTCGGCGCCGGGGGGCTGGGCAGCGTCGAGGACTTCCTGCGCGCCTACGAGGCGGCGTCGGGCGTCTATTTGGATCGCGCTGCCGTGCACTGGTGGCTGGTGCTGGCGACCCTGCGGTGGGGCGTCATCTGCCGGTACCAAGCCGAGCGGCACCTCTCGGGCCAGACCCGGTCGGTCGAGTTGGCGGCGATCGGGCGCCGGGTGTGCGAGACCGAGTTCGACCTGCTCACCCTTCTCGAGGAGCACGCATGA
- a CDS encoding DUF6285 domain-containing protein, which yields MTLHGRPTAAELVAAVAEFLDTEVRGQSTGPDGRPTGAVDFHTRVAANALRIVERELLDTAPDPDFLGFGDERALASAIRSGELDDRAADVLPLLRTLVTRRLAVAHPGYEEE from the coding sequence ATGACCCTCCACGGCAGGCCCACGGCCGCCGAACTCGTCGCGGCGGTGGCCGAGTTCCTCGACACCGAGGTGCGTGGGCAGTCGACCGGACCCGATGGTCGACCCACGGGGGCGGTCGACTTCCATACCCGTGTCGCCGCCAACGCACTGCGGATCGTCGAGCGCGAACTGCTCGACACCGCACCCGATCCGGACTTCCTCGGCTTCGGCGACGAACGCGCGCTCGCGTCGGCGATCCGCTCGGGTGAACTCGACGACCGGGCAGCCGACGTCCTGCCCCTGCTGCGCACACTGGTCACCCGGCGCCTCGCCGTCGCGCACCCCGGGTACGAGGAGGAGTGA
- a CDS encoding class I SAM-dependent methyltransferase, with product MTTPAMQRFDDAYKTHTAPWVIGEPQPAIVASEQTGRIRGKVLDPGCGLGEHTILLTALDYDVLGIDFAPSAVAQARANAEAKGVPARFEVADATDLGDEPAYDAVVDSALFHLFGDDDRERYVRSLHAVVRSGGLVHVLALSDAGRGFGPQVSEATIREAFGTGWEIEALDVTTYRGVVTEAHAEALGLAVGTTVDEPAWLARVRRI from the coding sequence ATGACTACACCAGCAATGCAACGCTTCGACGACGCCTACAAGACCCATACCGCCCCCTGGGTGATCGGCGAGCCGCAACCTGCGATCGTCGCCTCGGAGCAGACCGGCCGGATCCGCGGCAAGGTGCTCGACCCGGGATGCGGACTCGGCGAGCACACCATCCTGCTCACCGCGCTCGACTACGACGTCCTCGGCATCGACTTCGCCCCCAGCGCGGTGGCGCAGGCCCGGGCCAACGCGGAGGCGAAGGGAGTCCCGGCGCGCTTCGAGGTGGCCGACGCGACCGACCTGGGCGACGAACCCGCCTACGACGCGGTGGTGGACAGCGCGCTGTTCCACCTCTTCGGCGACGACGACCGCGAGCGATACGTTCGGAGCCTGCACGCGGTCGTGCGCAGCGGCGGACTGGTTCACGTGCTGGCGCTGTCGGACGCGGGTCGCGGTTTCGGCCCGCAGGTCAGCGAGGCGACGATTCGCGAGGCGTTCGGGACCGGCTGGGAGATCGAGGCCCTCGACGTCACGACCTACCGCGGCGTCGTGACCGAGGCACATGCCGAGGCGCTCGGACTCGCGGTCGGCACCACGGTCGATGAGCCGGCGTGGCTGGCGCGAGTCCGCCGGATCTGA
- a CDS encoding nuclear transport factor 2 family protein, with protein sequence MTEAVARRLFDAIERGAYADVESMWADDVTVWHSGDRADNDRVRALKVIRWFIDATVSRRYEILDRQTFDGGFVQQHVLHADATTGASIALRVCIVIKVGTDGLITRIDEYFDPADMAPLLS encoded by the coding sequence ATGACCGAGGCAGTCGCCCGTCGCCTGTTCGACGCCATCGAACGCGGCGCCTACGCCGACGTCGAGTCGATGTGGGCCGACGACGTCACGGTATGGCACAGCGGCGACCGGGCCGACAACGACCGGGTCCGCGCACTGAAGGTGATCCGGTGGTTCATCGACGCCACCGTGTCGCGGCGCTACGAGATCCTCGACCGCCAGACGTTCGACGGCGGTTTCGTCCAGCAGCACGTGTTGCACGCCGACGCGACGACGGGCGCGTCGATCGCCCTGCGGGTGTGCATCGTGATCAAGGTGGGCACCGACGGCCTGATCACTCGGATCGACGAGTACTTCGACCCCGCGGACATGGCACCGCTGCTGTCGTAG
- a CDS encoding Rv3143 family two-component system response regulator, with the protein MPSAQESAASSSGHVRILVYSDNAHVRDQIRSALGTRVHPDLPELTYLDVATAPVVVSTIDGGGIDLAILDGEAAPAGGMGLAKQLKDEVADCPPILVLTGRPDDAWLASWSRAEAAVSHPIDPIALGEAVAALLRTLVN; encoded by the coding sequence GTGCCCTCAGCGCAAGAGTCGGCCGCCAGTTCCTCGGGCCACGTCCGGATCCTCGTGTACAGCGACAACGCACACGTCCGCGACCAGATCCGGTCCGCGCTCGGCACGCGGGTGCATCCCGATCTCCCGGAGTTGACCTACCTCGACGTCGCGACCGCGCCCGTGGTGGTCTCGACCATCGACGGAGGTGGCATCGACCTGGCGATTCTGGACGGCGAAGCGGCACCGGCAGGCGGTATGGGGCTGGCCAAGCAGCTCAAGGACGAGGTCGCCGACTGCCCGCCGATCCTGGTGCTGACCGGCCGCCCCGACGACGCCTGGCTGGCTTCCTGGTCCCGCGCGGAGGCCGCCGTCTCGCACCCCATCGACCCGATCGCACTCGGGGAGGCAGTCGCGGCTCTGCTGCGCACGCTGGTCAACTGA
- a CDS encoding NADH-quinone oxidoreductase subunit A translates to MNAYIPILVIGAIATLFAVGSVGIALLIGPRRYNRAKLEAYECGIEPIERGSVNGLATGQRFPVKYYLTAMLFIVFDIEIVFLYPWAVSFDSLGLFAVVEMLLFMLTVFVAYAYVWRRGGLSWD, encoded by the coding sequence ATGAACGCATACATACCCATCCTGGTCATCGGCGCGATCGCGACGCTCTTCGCGGTCGGCTCGGTGGGCATCGCGCTGCTGATCGGACCGAGGCGGTACAACCGCGCCAAGCTCGAGGCCTACGAGTGCGGCATCGAGCCGATCGAACGCGGGTCGGTCAACGGCTTGGCGACGGGTCAGCGGTTCCCGGTGAAGTACTACCTGACGGCGATGCTGTTCATCGTCTTCGACATCGAGATCGTCTTCCTCTACCCGTGGGCCGTGTCGTTCGACTCGCTCGGACTGTTCGCCGTGGTCGAGATGCTGCTGTTCATGCTGACCGTGTTCGTCGCCTACGCCTACGTGTGGCGTCGCGGCGGACTCTCCTGGGATTGA
- a CDS encoding NuoB/complex I 20 kDa subunit family protein, with protein sequence MGLEERLPGGILLSTVEKVAGYVRKGSLWPATFGLACCAIEMMATAGPRFDIARFGMERFSATPRQADLMIVAGRVSQKMAPVLRQVYDQMAEPKWVLAMGVCASSGGMFNNYAVVQGVDHIVPVDIYLPGCPPRPEMLMNAILKLHAKIQEMPLGVNRAEAIAAAEQAALASRPTIEFTGLLRP encoded by the coding sequence ATGGGACTCGAAGAACGCCTGCCGGGCGGCATCCTGCTGTCCACCGTCGAGAAGGTGGCGGGCTACGTCCGCAAGGGCTCGCTGTGGCCCGCGACGTTCGGGCTGGCCTGCTGCGCCATCGAGATGATGGCCACGGCCGGACCGCGCTTCGACATCGCCAGGTTCGGCATGGAGCGGTTCTCGGCAACGCCGCGCCAGGCGGACCTGATGATCGTCGCCGGCCGCGTCAGCCAGAAGATGGCGCCAGTGCTGCGCCAGGTGTACGACCAGATGGCCGAACCGAAATGGGTTCTGGCGATGGGTGTCTGCGCCTCCTCCGGCGGGATGTTCAACAACTACGCCGTGGTGCAGGGCGTCGACCACATAGTGCCGGTAGACATCTATTTGCCCGGGTGCCCGCCCCGGCCGGAGATGCTGATGAACGCGATCTTGAAGCTACACGCGAAGATTCAGGAGATGCCGCTCGGCGTCAACCGCGCCGAGGCGATCGCGGCCGCCGAGCAGGCGGCACTGGCATCGCGGCCGACCATCGAGTTCACCGGGTTGTTGCGGCCATGA